TGAATACATTACGGAGTGAAAACTATGAactaaaattcttttttattccattttattcAACCGCCTAGCACAACAAGTATAGCTAAAATTTGTCAGTTTCAGTGAATACTCCCATTTTTTACAGTCTCCAATTTTTAACACTAATTTGTCAATTAATAATACATGTCGCAAGCTCAGAACAACGGTGCTAGACCTTTGATATAATGTATTATTTCGGGAATTCGCGcaaatttgaaagtaaaagATGCAGTACATGCAATTTCATGTTATGTTGTCTAAAACGAAATTTGTTCGAGATATTACCGATGGATTTCGGTTCCGTGACGGGTTCGAAGAAATGAATCAAACGAAATGGTCAACAACTTTGACGCTCGATTATTCGTGAAACATTCATGAATACCTATTTGTAATCATGTTGCCGGTGGAACATAAATTTGGAGCAAACGCTACGAACATTACAAGAAAGGTAATTGCCGTTCTGAGAAAATAACCAACGTAATTCAGCATTTATGTGGACTGCACTAAGTTTTTGTAGATTAATACCATTgtgattgaatattttttatcgcaccacaatatttcttttttcgaaaacaaCAGATTGCTAGCGCAGATAAAATTGAGATTCATCTATCTTGCGTTCACTTGTTCGTACAAAATAATCTCACTATATCTATAAAACGTTAAGAGGTGATCCGCGATATTAATTAGACATGAGAAGTTAtttctttacaatttttgtgtGCCAACCACATGTTATTAGTATAGAGGAAAATTTATGTCTTAAACTGAAAGTGATTCAAAGTTCCAGATAGTAGTTATTTGTCCAGGGCAGCATTTTACTGCTTGTTCAGTACTTTATAGAACCGTGCACAGGTAAGCAAAAGTATTGTTTTGAACCTTATATGAAATTGGTGAGAATACAGAGCTTAAATTGTGAGTGATGAAATGCATCGGGTGTGGAGCTCGTTTTTGTTCATTAAAAGCGTTCCATgattgaaaatggaattcATGCTGGTAAAGTTATATTAGTTGTCGAAATGTGCCGCGTAAGCGCGGAACATTGAAGCCTTGTAGCGCTGAGTTCATTGAAAGCGAGCAACGTGTTGGGGTCGATACGCGAAATCtttagtataatataatacgccATTCATAATACCTTGGTGTTGACTTTAGtctattgaaatatttgccCACTTTTGCTCTGAActtgtttgttcaattttacaccAACAGGCTCCGCAGATTACATTTCTGTTCGATGGACATTTGGGAGACGCTATTCTATAATGTTCTATTGTATTAAATGATTGTCATTTATGAGTGGTGTacgttaatttcgacaaacgATAGTTTACACGAAATACTGCCTTCTATGTATCGTCTCTTATTTCAGGATTCACGTCTGAATCTGAGAGTTACTCAAGTCCATTGAGGTGCTGTtatgattgaaacaaaaatttttatacaactgGATACATGTCTATTAAGGTCCAGAGAAGATTGAAAAGCGTGATGATCTGCTCATATAGTCAATTTGACACCGTCATATATTTAAGCCAATTTTAgagattagaaaaatataagAGCATAGATTAATAACAATATAGTCACTTTGTGGTACTTTCTAATACGACTCTAGTACGTCAAATAAAGCTGAGGGTAGCAGCTGAAATTAACAGTCAAACGTGtttaactttttcaaaataaaataatgcagTTTAGTTTTATCGTCATGATGCTAGAAAATAGTTGGGAGTTCTAGTTATTTCACcacattttgattttcatactTCACTACCTTATTTGAATGAACATTAGAATCTCAAATGCTAATTTATGCTGCTATCTACAGCCTTGTGTACTGCCACAGTCGAAGCGGATAGACATGCTTGAGAGATATGATCACAAAAGACAGCACGATCCGCACAGAAATTCACAAGTCCTCAGTGGGACATTCACCATATTTCATGGGGGTTgaagttttttattcaaagcaTCCAGTTAATTCACATCCTAATTCTTGCTGTCGTTAAAACTGAGCACAGTTTCTGTCACAAACGTATTAGTAAGAACAACACAAGTATCTGTAAAAAACGGACAGTACAACAATCacatacaaaataaaaaacattcaatTCGTCGTTTATTTGTACTACAATTATGTTTATGAAGTATATAGTTTGTTTCGTAAAGTAACCAATGGTCTATTAGTAATAGTATTGTGGTCAGCGCATACCGCTTGTTGCTGGAAAGTTAATAGTGCTGATGGATAGGTAGATGAAGTTAATGATTGGCAAGTCAATGAAAGACGATTCGAGACAATGAGAGATACATAGAGTGCCAATTTCTAAGTAGCTGTCCTTTTGTGTTGGGACGTAGTTATGCCGCAGCGTAATGTTAGTGAGTTTAACAGATCAACGGTCGGATAAGAACGGGCCAGGTGAATGCGAAACatagaacaaaaaacaatCAGGGTTTTATTATGTAGGTATGTAGCTTAAACAAAGGAAATGATTTTAGCTTATTACATGATGCTGAAATTAGTAATGTTATTGTAACAACACATCGAGGAAAAAAGTATCATTGCCAATTCTAGAATGACTTTTCAAGGAGTTGGCCTTTCAACGTAggagtatgttttgtttattatgGTTTAGTAAATATTGGACATTCTCAAAGATGCAAAGTGacgatttttctcaaacatgcatcgttacagcAACGTTATTAACTTCATCCTCATCTTATTATCGTGTTTGTAAATATCATATGAGGTTAGGTGATTCCATCAATATGAAAATGTATAGCGTACCGTTAATTTAAGTATTGACAAATGTACACTAGTTTTCTTGGTGAGTAGTTGATGGTGCTGAACAACAGATGAATGAAGTAAATGCTTAGTAGTCTGATGACAACCGGTTTAATCCAATAAGATGTGTAGAATATTGAGTTTTGCACAGATGTTAGTTATCTTCTCTTTGGATTATCGGCTTGGCGAAGTTTAACATTTACAAGTTCCAATGGATTCAAACAGAATAGGAATGTTCCAAATGACTGTGAAATaaacgaaacaacaaacaacCAAGGAAaagatttcattttatcaatGATAAGTACTAAACCGTGCGACACTGAATCAAAGTTATATATTGAACAAATACATACTAAACAtacaaattaattaacaaacaaGTCATGCATTTGGTAGAGATGACGAGGTTGATGCTAAGCTATTCATATATTAAATGTTAGGTGTAATCTAATGAGAATTAACGAAGTATCATACCGTCTGATATGGATGAAGCATCGTGAGTATTCTTCCAATAGCTTTGGTTAGCATTGTTCTATCTGATGATTCATGATGAGCGAAGAACCTCCTTCTTGGCATTTGCTTAATAGTCATGTATGCTTGTCACAAATGTTGCTGATTATATTGTGTTTGTTATTCAGGCTGTTTGTCGAATTTGTATTCAATTGCAGAATATCTCATCTTTTCTTTGGTTCGATTCTGTGTTTATACCCAACTCGGATGATCCATTTTGTAAAATCACAAGAGCCCATAATGCAGATGCCACTAACAACTGAGCTTTAGAGGGCTGGACTGGCTCTCTGAGGAGTCAGTAAATTAATCGGAATCTCCACTGGATGTGTTGACTGTTTATATACACAAATCATACCTCTAAGAAATATCGTATTTCAAGAGAAAAATGCCGGCCCTCTAaaggttaataataataatcatctgCTCGAAACCACAGTGGTCATTCTATTTCACTCTTACGACACTCGATCATTGATTCAGTCACTCACTTATTTTATAAGTTTGCAAATTGATTTCAAGATTGGATAACATATAAATAactaaatgataataatttatcatgAATATTTTACGATCCACGACGTGACATCGTCATGAGGCGGCCATTTTGGTTAAACGGTTTGCAGCGCGAGTAGCGCCATCGGGCTGTtgcattattaattaataactaCTTTACCCAGCAGTCATTTTGATTTATCCACCCACGTCACaagtttataatattataccggCCGAATACGGATTCAGACTTATACCAAAATCAATAGGGGTCGAGATTGCGATGCCGAGTATCTGCGTTTGAAACTTAAAGTCGATTCATACACGCGTTCGAGCGGAATCGTGTCCACAACGTGCTCTGGCgtgaagatgaaaaagaaaaaaatcatcatttccATCATCTTTGAGAGCTAATGCTGCGGAAACCACTCGACAGATTTCGATTAAACTTTCTCACTAAGGTTATATCGGCCGAAACTACCAGCTGTGTAAGTctcatttcaaaatattcacgCGTTACTGAGATGTAACAAGATGCTTATACACGGGAAGATAGGAAAGTAATTAGGCCGGGTAAATATACCCTCGGCTAGCTTTCACCTTTATAACTGGGCGGAATCTAGATACTTCGGCATAGGAAACCTAATTTTTTACCCCTAAATTGCAATGTATATCCGTGCTAAATTGGggttcgaaatatttttttttatcgttattggctggataaattttttaacgaatagTATGACATTCTATAGATCACAGCACATaccatacatttttttcacggtaCTTCATGGAGCCGTTTGGGAGATACTATGGGGCAAAAAGTGCAGCTTTCGTCATAAACATTATCTTTCGATTGCAATATCGCGAAATCGTAAcgggattgaaaaaaatgggtaGTACCATTGTATTCAGTAACACtttcattttgcaatttcatcgcgaatattttctAGCCTCgtgattatatattataattctacCTCGCGAGGAACACATTGGAATGgcaattttcagttttcttttttttgtgaaaaatcaaGTTCTGATAAGAAATATTGGAAAATCTGTTGGACGATTTTTTCAACaggcatttaaaaaaaatcaaaaaaattccaccaTAAGAGGGATGTCCATAAACTACGTAACTTTATTCTGCATGATTTTGAACCCCCCCGCCCCCACACGTTGTCTATTGTAAATGTTATTCTCTTTGTAGAAAAACACAAGgcttaaaaaaatcataaactaggagtgttttttttaaattttttattatgtaAGACATCTTTAGGAACTAATGTCGAGACTTGTTACGCACGCACATCATTGTTAATGAgaagagaattatttttaggTTTTTCGTGATAATCAAGggcagggaaaaaaattatccccTGAAACAATACCTCCCGAAGAAATATCACATCAATTACCGAATACATTAATTATAAAACCACGTTTCGCAGACTAAGGCATCCCCTCTCCTCCACCCCCCTTTTCTTTATAGCCTAGTCTATCATTTCATTAAATCTCCGCCCtcttcctccccctccccaAAAACCCAGCTACGTGGTTTATGGACAATCTctaaatgtataatttaataaagAATCAAACATGGTAATCACAGTTTTCTCGATTATTCAGTAAATAATTGGATTggagaattgaaattttcaggataTTTTTATATCGGTGAGAATACGATAGGTTGAGTGTGACTTATAAACTTGCTAGAGACAGTTTCAGTACCCTTATGCGGCTATGCTTTTTagaataatttcgaaatagCAAAGTTTGCACAATGTGAGTATCAAACTCGTGACTATAGTTTTTCTATTTGTTTACATGCAAATATAAACGTTGTGATTTCCCATATGGAAATATGACACATATAAGAGAAAGTCAAGTGGTCGGATATTCAGAACATTAATCGAGGAAGTCATTACAAGTTAGGGCTACGCAACGAAAGGAGGGGCGAACTAAATTTCACCGAATGATTATTGTCcagtagaatattttttcaacttgctGCAATATTACTTTGCAAAAATAATCTCGGTagacaattttatttcgcatCTTTTCCCGAAATAAACTATATTGTTAATAGTAGTATAGCAACGGGGATTCTGCGTAAAAGCACCTACTTTACCGGGAAGCTCCCCATACGTCAACCCTTTGAGGTTACCCCCCACCCCTCGTAAGAAAAATGTGCTCTGCCGATCGATCGTCAGTACAAAATCCCCGAAGTTGCCGTAGTTTTTATTCCTCGTGCGTTCTTCGTCGGTGAGAAGTGCTTTAAATTAACTATCAATTACCGTGGGTAGGTAGCTATCCATTACCCTTACCAGATGAATAGCACTCTCGGTTACCAAGCTCATCGAGCGTGAATCCTCAGGCGTTCGACCGCATCCCGCGAGTCCTCGGacgttcgaccgagaatcctCGCACGTGTCGggttttgagagcttccagaaggttcgaAAAGTTTCTCCGACGATCGAGAAGTTTCAAGGGGGAGGTACGACGTTGGAGGGCCCATGAAACGACCCTGAACGAATTTTAGAtcgacaaacaattctcggaatcgtccgacgagtttcgacttgacgttAAGCGGCCTGCGGTCAAAGTAtatcggtgcgacgttgaattctgaaagtttttgaaatgaaCTTTCAACTAGCAGGACAGAGGTTCTGAACTGAAACGGTTGGTattgacgatgaaaaatattttgtggGAAAAAACTTGAGATTAACGTTTTACATAGAATTCGTAATGCTGATGAATGAgtgtaattacatttttcttgcTCAACGGTATCGTGACCATGCTTTAGACAGTGGGAATGAAGAACTGTTCGAGTAAACACCGATCGACTTTTGTATTCCAGCAGCAAATTTCGCCGTAACAATACGTTTTGCGCTGCACAATTTGGACGTAATGTAGCATGATGCGCACAGTTCAAATTAGTATCTgacattttgttcaatttctatAACGACGGACAACTCAAATCCTTCATTCAAATCAAcgacttcaactttttcacccggAATCTTCTGcagcaaaattttcttttccaaaccTTGTACGTAAACTGTTGAAGCATCACGCAGCGACACGCATTCGATGGCGAATTCAAGCTTCTCGAAAGTTAAGTCGCCACCTTCCTAGGATAGTCCGTGATAATTTCGTGACAGCCACAAATTTTCGCTTTCAACTGAAGCGAGTaaagaattccaattgtacTAAGGctcgaagagaaaaatcgaCGAGCCGGTATATTTGTCGAGTGACACAACTGCGAACTCTTTGGGTATAAAACCGGGACGCGCGAATCCTTGCGCGTCGACTATGAACTCCATTGTTAAAAATGCTGAATCGACTGTCGCAACCTGCCAGGTTTTTATCCCAATTGCCTCACCCCACTACTTGGCAGATTATATTTGATCATACGATCATATAAAATCAATCAGTAGGCAGATGCACCAATAGGAAACTTATTTTTAGTCTTAAATTCGATACGAATATCTACTGGTCCGGATTTCAGAGCCttgttttgtttcgaacagtcgatgaaaatcaaagggTCGTGCTGTAGGAATTCGCTCTTCGTCAATAAAGGCTCGGATTCTTTGTCGTGATAGGTGGCTTGAAGGTTTGCGTACACTTCGTACAGCAAGGCAAAGCGATTGTGACTCATGTCTAAGTTCAGATCACCGTACCGATAATACTCGGAGTTCAAGGAGAGCTTGACGTCATTAATGTTACAGTGATCACGATGACTGGCATTTTTGCCGGCTTTCCTTGTTCGATTCATTTGAAAACCGAGCATCACTACTCGTGGTTTCTGCAAGTAGGTGgacgttttcacagtccaaacgtgtttcgtggTTGCCAGTAGCgaaggatattcgtacaactcCCAACTCCGGAAGCTGATGGAGGCAGATGTATCTTCCTCGATGAAATTTAACAGTGTGATTTTTCGTCCATCCGAGAGCTTCACATACAGTACTAACTATTCCACTTGATCGATCACGATTATAAAGTCTTCGTCTTGATTTTGAACGATGACAGTTGAATCACTTTTTGATCTTGTACGAATCGGCTCATGTTTTGCGTTAACAATGATCTTGCGATAGTCTTCAGTTAACCCTAATATCATGCTTAAGGAAATAACTACATCAAAGTTGCCATCGGTCTCAATTAATTTCTTCGTTTCCTGaacatcgagccatccagcatTTTCCATATGCTAACTCTAACCAGCTGACCTCTGAACAGGCTGATCAGACCAACGTTTCTGcatttatcaatctctacaGCGTTTAGTTCGTACCGTACATCTTCGTAAAAATCGCAGATGGCGTTATTGACTAAGGTTGTGATCGTTGCGGCAGTACCATCAGATTGGACCAATTTTCAATCATATAAGATCGGAATGATCAATTGTTTGGTCGACAGAGCGGTCAGATTATCCAGTAGTGAATTTCATAATAAGAATTTGTCTTTGATAGACGATGTATTACGTGAGAACGCTTATCCCCCAGTCCTTCTTAAGAAACACATACAAGCGAAATATAAATCACTTGTGGAGGTTATTGATCCTGACAACATCAACATGACAACCGTCGTAcctataattcaaaaaaactttgtttGTATCCCATATCTGACTGGTTTATTTAAAATACTTGACagaatattttctaaattcaaCCTTCAATTTGTCGGTAGAAACACTCAAGATTTATCTTCCTTATTCGACTCAGGAAAAGATTTGTTACCTTTGGATAAACGTTCTTGCgtcgtgtaaaaaattcctTGTAAACAATGCAACAGTTTGTACATAGGTCAAACCAGCAGGCAATTGCATACCAGAATGAAGGAACATAAACgcaatgtttttgaaaatgaggacAATCACACAGCTCTTACGAGACATTCTATCgaatttgatcaaaattttaattatgatCAAGCCAACACCTTAGAAGTTAAGCCACATTATTATAAACGTCTACTGTTAGAAATGTGTAATATT
The sequence above is drawn from the Neodiprion pinetum isolate iyNeoPine1 chromosome 2, iyNeoPine1.2, whole genome shotgun sequence genome and encodes:
- the LOC138190375 gene encoding uncharacterized protein, producing MENAGWLDVQETKKLIETDGNFDVVISLSMILGLTEDYRKIIVNAKHEPIRTRSKSDSTVIVQNQDEDFIIVIDQVEYFRSWELYEYPSLLATTKHVWTVKTSTYLQKPRVVMLGFQMNRTRKAGKNASHRDHCNINDVKLSLNSEYYRYGDLNLDMSHNRFALLYEVYANLQATYHDKESEPLLTKSEFLQHDPLIFIDCSKQNKALKSGPVDIRIEFKTKNKFPIGASAY